Proteins from a single region of Puntigrus tetrazona isolate hp1 chromosome 2, ASM1883169v1, whole genome shotgun sequence:
- the plcd1b gene encoding 1-phosphatidylinositol 4,5-bisphosphate phosphodiesterase delta-1b isoform X2: MDSNGIAESQGLEGDGDLQFLMSGGDLLKVRSGSWKKTRYYKLQEDCKTMWHESKKALKSKQTFSVEDIDEVRTGRQTEGLRKYTEESLEGRAFSILFKGRQKGLDLIASSEEEAKKWVGGLEKVISNTKNLTPQKKTEHWIYSCLRKADKNFDDKISQKEMKSFLQDINIEVSEDYAEMLFQKCDQSKGGFLEGEEIKHFYEILTQREEIDVIYAEYAKTDGLMSAADLLNFLLNEQREAVSQNDALQLIDKYELDENAKAKQQMTKDGFLMYLHQPEGLIFNPAHKSVYQDMNQPLNHYFISSSHNTYLLEDQLKGPSSTEAYIKALLKGCRCVELDCWDGSDDEPVIYHGYTLTSKVLFKDVIKAIQEYAFKTSKYPVILSLENHCSVEQQKVMAQHLISILGSALVTKPLGDQMPTCLPSPEELKGRFIIKGKRLDKLEDVFSESKTADEDSVTEEEDDEKDEEDQEKKSSSLKLAKELSDIVIYCKSVHFQGFEDSRDKQSFYEMASFKEGKAVKLAEESVNDYIHHNIDKLSRIYPSGVRTDSSNYNPVPLWNAGCQIVALNFQTPCPEMDLNQGLFLQNGQSGYNLKPSYLRDRDTTFDPIVLPEGPWLKNKTLHVMVISAQQLPKVSERKSSIVDPIVKVQIYGVPADTTVVETQYIENNGFNPMWNENFQFDVRVPDLALVRFLVEDYDFSSSNEFIGQYTLPFNSLKNGYRHVPLLTVNGDDLSSAGLFVHIMVVDAE, translated from the exons TCTCTGTTGAGGACATCGACGAGGTACGAACGGGTCGGCAGACGGAGGGTTTGAGGAAATACACGGAGGAGTCGCTGGAGGGCCGAGCGTTCTCCATCCTGTTTAAGGGCAGGCAGAAAGGCCTGGACCTGATCGCCAGCTCTGAGGAGGAAGCCAAGAAGTGGGTCGGCGGTTTGGAGAAGGTCATCTCGAACACGAAGAACCTCACTCCTCAGAAGAAAACAGAGCA CTGGATCTACAGCTGTTTGCGTAAAGCAGATAAAAACTTTGATGATAAGATCAGTCAGAAAGAGATGAAGAGCTTTCTGCAAGACATCAACATTGAGGTGTCTGAAGACTACGCTGAAATGCTCTTTCAG AAATGTGACCAATCAAAGGGTGGATTCCTGGAGGGCGAGGAGATTAAGCATTTCTATGAAATCCtgacacagagagaggagaTTGATGTCATCTATGCAGAGTATGCAAAGACGGATGGTCTCATGAGCGCCGCTGACCTGCTCAACTTCCTGCTGAACGAACAGAGAGAAGCCGTGTCTCAGAATGACGCCCTTCAGCTTATTGACAAATATGAACTTGATGAAAATG CCAAAGCCAAACAACAAATGACAAAGGATGGCTTCCTAATGTACTTGCACCAGCCGGAGGGGCTGATCTTTAACCCGGCTCATAAAAGTGTTTACCAGGACATGAACCAGCCTCTCAACCATTACTTCATCTCCTCGTCTCATAACACATACCTGCTGGAGGACCAGCTCAAAGGACCCAGCAGCACGGAGGCATACATAAA AGCACTTCTGAAAGGGTGCCGCTGTGTGGAGTTGGACTGCTGGGATGGATCAGATGACGAGCCGGTCATTTACCACGGATACACTCTCACCTCAAAAGTCCTCTTTAAGGATGTGATCAAAGCCATTCAAGAATATGCctttaag acGTCCAAGTATCCCGTGATCCTCTCTTTGGAGAACCACTGCAGTGTGGAGCAGCAGAAGGTCATGGCTCAGCACTTGATCTCCATCCTGGGTAGCGCTCTGGTCACCAAACCCCTCGGAGATCAGATGCCCACATGCCTCCCTTCTCCAGAG gaGCTCAAAGGTCGGTTCATAATCAAGGGGAAAAGACTAGACAAACTTGAGGACGTGTTTTCAGAGTCTAAAACGGCAGATGAAGACAGCGTAACAGAGGAAGAAGATGATGAGAAAGACGAAGAAGACCAGGAAAAGAAGTCTAGT TCGCTGAAGTTGGCGAAGGAGCTGTCTGATATTGTGATCTACTGCAAAAGCGTCCACTTCCAGGGATTTGAGGATTCCCGGGACAAGCAGTCCTTTTACGAGATGGCCTCTTTCAAAGAAGGAAAAGCTGTGAAGCTGGCGGAGGAATCAG TGAACGATTATATCCATCACAACATAGACAAACTCAGCCGGATTTACCCATCGGGAGTGAGGACGGACTCGTCGAACTATAACCCCGTGCCTCTGTGGAACGCAGGCTGTCAGATAG TGGCCCTTAACTTCCAGACGCCCTGCCCAGAGATGGATCTGAACCAGGGGCTTTTCCTCCAGAACGGACAGAGCGGTTACAACCTCAAGCCTTCTTACCTACGAGACCGAGACACTACATTTGACCCCATCGTTCTTCCAGAAGGACCGTGGTTAAAGAACAAGACTCTTCATGTGATG GTGATCTCAGCCCAGCAGTTACCCAAAGTGAGTGAAAGGAAGTCCTCCATTGTGGATCCTATTGTTAAAGTGCAGATCTACGGTGTGCCAGCAGATACCACTGTGGTGGAAACGCAGTACATTGAGAATAACG GCTTCAACCCCATGTGGAACGAGAACTTCCAGTTTGATGTGCGTGTGCCAGATCTAGCCCTTGTGCGCTTTCTGGTCGAGGACTACGACTTCAGTTCGAGCAATGAGTTTATTGGCCAGTACACGCTTCCCTTTAACAGCCTGAAGAACG GATATCGTCATGTGCCACTGCTCACTGTGAATGGAGACGACCTTTCCTCCGCTGGGCTTTTCGTTCACATCATGGTTGTGGATGCTGAATAA
- the ctdsplb gene encoding CTD (carboxy-terminal domain, RNA polymerase II, polypeptide A) small phosphatase-like b isoform X1 encodes MDNTSIITQVTNPKEEEILSSNAEKVSLSNSSLKKKRTRSIFSSLFCCLRSYDAEPPAAPNNNSSPLPPPVEENGAPPKCDQVEVIPIPSPPEKYLLPEVNINDYGKKCVVIDLDETLVHSSFKPISNADFIVPVEIDGTVHQVYVLKRPHVDEFLQKMGELFECVLFTASLAKYADPVADLLDQWGVFRARLFRESCVFHRGNYVKDLSRLGRELRNVIIVDNSPASYIFHPENAVPVQSWFDDMNDTELLDLLPFFEGLSKEEDVYGVLQNLRGR; translated from the exons ATGGACAACACGTCCATAATAACGCAGGTTACGAACCCCAAGGAGGAGGAGATACTCTCGTCAAATGCTGAGAAAG TGTCGCTGTCTAACAGCAGCCTGAAGAAGAAGAGGACTCGCAGCATCTTCAGCTCATTGTTCTGCTGTCTGAGAAGTTACGATGCCGAGCCCCCCGCCGCCcccaacaacaacagcagcccTCTGCCTCCACCTGTGGAGGAGAACGGAGCTCCACCAAAG TGTGACCAGGTTGAGGTCATCCCTATCCCCAGT CCTCCAGAGAAGTACCTCCTCCCTGAGGTTAACATAAATGACTATGGGAAGAAGTGTGTGGTGATAGACTTGGATGAGACTCTGGTGCACAGCTCGTTTAAG CCCATTAGCAACGCTGATTTCATCGTCCCAGTGGAGATTGACGGCACAGTGCATCAG GTGTATGTTCTCAAAAGACCTCACGTTGACGAGTTCCTGCAGAAAATGGGCGAGCTGTTTGAATGTGTGCTTTTCACAGCCAGTCTAGCCAAG TACGCTGACCCCGTGGCTGACCTGCTGGACCAGTGGGGTGTGTTTCGGGCGAGACTCTTCCGGGAATCCTGCGTTTTCCACAGAGGGAACTATGTCAAAGACCTTAGTCGGCTCGGGAGAGAGCTCAGGAACGTCATCATTGTGGACAACTCCCCTGCTTCCTACATTTTCCATCCTGAAAACGCT GTTCCCGTGCAGTCGTGGTTTGATGACATGAATGACACGGAGCTCCTGGACCTGCTGCCTTTCTTCGAGGGACTGAGCAAAGAGGAGGACGTGTACGGGGTGCTGCAGAACCTGAGGGGCAGGTAG
- the ctdsplb gene encoding CTD (carboxy-terminal domain, RNA polymerase II, polypeptide A) small phosphatase-like b isoform X2 translates to MDNTSIITQVTNPKEEEILSSNAEKVSLSNSSLKKKRTRSIFSSLFCCLRSYDAEPPAAPNNNSSPLPPPVEENGAPPKPPEKYLLPEVNINDYGKKCVVIDLDETLVHSSFKPISNADFIVPVEIDGTVHQVYVLKRPHVDEFLQKMGELFECVLFTASLAKYADPVADLLDQWGVFRARLFRESCVFHRGNYVKDLSRLGRELRNVIIVDNSPASYIFHPENAVPVQSWFDDMNDTELLDLLPFFEGLSKEEDVYGVLQNLRGR, encoded by the exons ATGGACAACACGTCCATAATAACGCAGGTTACGAACCCCAAGGAGGAGGAGATACTCTCGTCAAATGCTGAGAAAG TGTCGCTGTCTAACAGCAGCCTGAAGAAGAAGAGGACTCGCAGCATCTTCAGCTCATTGTTCTGCTGTCTGAGAAGTTACGATGCCGAGCCCCCCGCCGCCcccaacaacaacagcagcccTCTGCCTCCACCTGTGGAGGAGAACGGAGCTCCACCAAAG CCTCCAGAGAAGTACCTCCTCCCTGAGGTTAACATAAATGACTATGGGAAGAAGTGTGTGGTGATAGACTTGGATGAGACTCTGGTGCACAGCTCGTTTAAG CCCATTAGCAACGCTGATTTCATCGTCCCAGTGGAGATTGACGGCACAGTGCATCAG GTGTATGTTCTCAAAAGACCTCACGTTGACGAGTTCCTGCAGAAAATGGGCGAGCTGTTTGAATGTGTGCTTTTCACAGCCAGTCTAGCCAAG TACGCTGACCCCGTGGCTGACCTGCTGGACCAGTGGGGTGTGTTTCGGGCGAGACTCTTCCGGGAATCCTGCGTTTTCCACAGAGGGAACTATGTCAAAGACCTTAGTCGGCTCGGGAGAGAGCTCAGGAACGTCATCATTGTGGACAACTCCCCTGCTTCCTACATTTTCCATCCTGAAAACGCT GTTCCCGTGCAGTCGTGGTTTGATGACATGAATGACACGGAGCTCCTGGACCTGCTGCCTTTCTTCGAGGGACTGAGCAAAGAGGAGGACGTGTACGGGGTGCTGCAGAACCTGAGGGGCAGGTAG
- the hhatla gene encoding hedgehog acyltransferase like, a isoform X1 gives MGIKAALPKSELYLYTAVLSLALLWAGSWIIEASSENVNRKAFRENVKPGWHYFGRKMDVSDFEWVMWFTTFRNHILFALSGHVIFAKICSMLSPKAGLDLFKNRSLIYMLYGSLAVLITMGWTYVTLILSHCIILYSVALVKRKWLCFVAGLTSLATFKMEPFNTWQEGFVTGSFDLQDILFYGGCGFSIMRCMSFALENCEKKDGNYSFLDLIKYNFYLPFFFFGPVMTFDRFHEQANNPNLIRKDREMWNITIHALVHLGAILVVDVFFHFLYILTIPNDLKLLKQLSDWSLAGLAYSNLVYDWVKSAVMFGVINTVSRLDHLDPPQPPKCITMLYVFAETHFDRGINDWLCKYVYDYIGENHDAIFKELLATICTFAVTTLWLGPCELVYIWSFFNCFGLNFELWVAKLFSLPPFSTVERNLMSEAMSRRIRGLFNAVNFWQIILYNVLALNSLDFAQLVTKRLLLKGFPLSTLSVLFVTYCGVQLIKERERKQALLDDPEPVPPTEAGKQKAE, from the exons ATGGGGATCAAGGCAGCCCTTCCCAAGTCTGAGCTGTACCTCTACACTGCTGTCCTCTCTCTCGCACTCTTATGGGCAGGCAGCTGGATCATTGAGGCCTCCAGTg AGAATGTGAACAGAAAGGCATTTAGAGAGAATGTGAAACCAGGATGGCACTACTTTGGCAGAAAAATG GATGTGTCTGATTTTGAATGGGTAATGTGGTTTACCACTTTCCGCAATCATATCCTGTTTGCCCTCTCCGGTCATGTGATTTTTGCTAAGATCTGCTCAATGCTGTCTCCAAAG GCTGGTTTAGATTTATTCAAG AACAGATCTTTGATCTATATGCTGTATGGATCTCTGGCTGTGCTGATTACTATGGGATGGACATACGTCACTCTCATCCTATCTCATTGCATAATCCTCTACAGTGTGGCCCTTGTTAAGAGGAAGTGGCTTTGCTTTGTGGCTGGACTTACCAGCCTGGCAACTTTCAAAATGGAGCCCTTTAACACCTGGCAG GAAGGCTTTGTGACAGGCTCTTTTGATCTTCAAGATATCCTGTTCTATGGAGGCTGTGGCTTCTCCATTATGCGCTGTATGAGCTTTGCCCTAGAGAACTGTGAGAAGAAAGATGGCAACTACAGTTTCCTGGATCTGATCAAGTACAACTTCTACCTCCCCTTCTTCTTCTTTGGACCTGTCATGACCTTTGATCGATTCCACGAGCAG GCTAACAACCCTAACCTGATTCGTAAAGATAGAGAGATGTGGAACATCACCATTCATGCTTTGGTGCACCTTGGGGCTATTTTGGTGGTGGATGTCTTCTTCCATTTCTTGTACATTTTGACCATCCCTAACGATTTGAAGCTTTTGAAGCAACTGTCTGACTGGTCTCTGG CTGGCTTGGCGTACTCCAATCTGGTGTATGATTGGGTGAAGTCAGCCGTCATGTTTGGTGTCATTAACACAGTGTCCAGACTGGACCATCTTGACCCTCCTCAGCCTCCTAAATGCATCACAATGCTCTATGTCTTTGCTGAAAC GCACTTTGACAGAGGAATCAATGACTGGCTGTGCAA ATATGTCTATGACTATATTGGAGAAAACCACGATGCCATTTTCAAGGAGCTTCTTGCAACCATTTGCACCTTTGCTGTCACAACTCTGTGGCTTGGACCCTGTGAGCTGGTTTACATCTGGTCTTTCTTTAACTGCTTTGGCTTGAACTTTGAACTGTGGGTGGCTAAATTATTTTCTCTGCCACCGTTCTCCACCGTCGAG AGAAATCTTATGTCTGAGGCAATGTCACGTCGAATCAGGGGCTTGTTCAACGCTGTTAACTTCTGGCAAATTATCCTGTACAACGTCCTGGCGCTGAACAGCCTGGATTTTGCTCAGTTGGTTACCAAGAGACTGCTTcttaaag GCTTCCCCTTGTCCACTCTCTCGGTGCTGTTTGTGACTTACTGTGGCGTGCAGCTGATAaaggagagagagcgaaagCAGGCTCTGCTGGATGATCCGGAACCAGTGCCGCCCACAGAGGCGGGCAAACAGAAGGCAGAGTAA
- the hhatla gene encoding hedgehog acyltransferase like, a isoform X2, translating into MGIKAALPKSELYLYTAVLSLALLWAGSWIIEASSENVNRKAFRENVKPGWHYFGRKMDVSDFEWVMWFTTFRNHILFALSGHVIFAKICSMLSPKNRSLIYMLYGSLAVLITMGWTYVTLILSHCIILYSVALVKRKWLCFVAGLTSLATFKMEPFNTWQEGFVTGSFDLQDILFYGGCGFSIMRCMSFALENCEKKDGNYSFLDLIKYNFYLPFFFFGPVMTFDRFHEQANNPNLIRKDREMWNITIHALVHLGAILVVDVFFHFLYILTIPNDLKLLKQLSDWSLAGLAYSNLVYDWVKSAVMFGVINTVSRLDHLDPPQPPKCITMLYVFAETHFDRGINDWLCKYVYDYIGENHDAIFKELLATICTFAVTTLWLGPCELVYIWSFFNCFGLNFELWVAKLFSLPPFSTVERNLMSEAMSRRIRGLFNAVNFWQIILYNVLALNSLDFAQLVTKRLLLKGFPLSTLSVLFVTYCGVQLIKERERKQALLDDPEPVPPTEAGKQKAE; encoded by the exons ATGGGGATCAAGGCAGCCCTTCCCAAGTCTGAGCTGTACCTCTACACTGCTGTCCTCTCTCTCGCACTCTTATGGGCAGGCAGCTGGATCATTGAGGCCTCCAGTg AGAATGTGAACAGAAAGGCATTTAGAGAGAATGTGAAACCAGGATGGCACTACTTTGGCAGAAAAATG GATGTGTCTGATTTTGAATGGGTAATGTGGTTTACCACTTTCCGCAATCATATCCTGTTTGCCCTCTCCGGTCATGTGATTTTTGCTAAGATCTGCTCAATGCTGTCTCCAAAG AACAGATCTTTGATCTATATGCTGTATGGATCTCTGGCTGTGCTGATTACTATGGGATGGACATACGTCACTCTCATCCTATCTCATTGCATAATCCTCTACAGTGTGGCCCTTGTTAAGAGGAAGTGGCTTTGCTTTGTGGCTGGACTTACCAGCCTGGCAACTTTCAAAATGGAGCCCTTTAACACCTGGCAG GAAGGCTTTGTGACAGGCTCTTTTGATCTTCAAGATATCCTGTTCTATGGAGGCTGTGGCTTCTCCATTATGCGCTGTATGAGCTTTGCCCTAGAGAACTGTGAGAAGAAAGATGGCAACTACAGTTTCCTGGATCTGATCAAGTACAACTTCTACCTCCCCTTCTTCTTCTTTGGACCTGTCATGACCTTTGATCGATTCCACGAGCAG GCTAACAACCCTAACCTGATTCGTAAAGATAGAGAGATGTGGAACATCACCATTCATGCTTTGGTGCACCTTGGGGCTATTTTGGTGGTGGATGTCTTCTTCCATTTCTTGTACATTTTGACCATCCCTAACGATTTGAAGCTTTTGAAGCAACTGTCTGACTGGTCTCTGG CTGGCTTGGCGTACTCCAATCTGGTGTATGATTGGGTGAAGTCAGCCGTCATGTTTGGTGTCATTAACACAGTGTCCAGACTGGACCATCTTGACCCTCCTCAGCCTCCTAAATGCATCACAATGCTCTATGTCTTTGCTGAAAC GCACTTTGACAGAGGAATCAATGACTGGCTGTGCAA ATATGTCTATGACTATATTGGAGAAAACCACGATGCCATTTTCAAGGAGCTTCTTGCAACCATTTGCACCTTTGCTGTCACAACTCTGTGGCTTGGACCCTGTGAGCTGGTTTACATCTGGTCTTTCTTTAACTGCTTTGGCTTGAACTTTGAACTGTGGGTGGCTAAATTATTTTCTCTGCCACCGTTCTCCACCGTCGAG AGAAATCTTATGTCTGAGGCAATGTCACGTCGAATCAGGGGCTTGTTCAACGCTGTTAACTTCTGGCAAATTATCCTGTACAACGTCCTGGCGCTGAACAGCCTGGATTTTGCTCAGTTGGTTACCAAGAGACTGCTTcttaaag GCTTCCCCTTGTCCACTCTCTCGGTGCTGTTTGTGACTTACTGTGGCGTGCAGCTGATAaaggagagagagcgaaagCAGGCTCTGCTGGATGATCCGGAACCAGTGCCGCCCACAGAGGCGGGCAAACAGAAGGCAGAGTAA